The following coding sequences are from one Roseburia hominis A2-183 window:
- a CDS encoding ribonuclease HII, whose protein sequence is METKKIGEIREEFKAAEENMLPSFIEKYRSDERAGVQKLIEQANGRLAKLEAERARIDRLWRYEREYGMYTRICGIDEVGRGPLAGPVVAGAVILPKDCDILYINDSKKLSAAKREELYDVIMEKAVAVGIGMVGPERIDEINILQATYEAMREAISKLGDAPDILLNDAVAIPGVAIRQVPIIKGDAKSISIGAASIVAKVTRDRLMVEYDKIMPGYGFAANKGYGSAEHIAALKKYGPTSIHRRSFIGNFVEV, encoded by the coding sequence ATGGAGACGAAAAAGATCGGAGAAATCAGGGAAGAATTCAAGGCGGCAGAGGAGAACATGCTGCCTTCTTTTATCGAAAAATACAGGTCGGACGAGCGCGCGGGCGTACAAAAGCTCATCGAGCAGGCGAACGGACGCCTCGCAAAGCTGGAGGCGGAGCGTGCAAGGATTGACCGGCTGTGGAGGTATGAGCGCGAGTACGGGATGTATACGCGTATCTGTGGGATTGATGAGGTGGGGAGAGGTCCGCTTGCCGGCCCCGTTGTGGCGGGAGCGGTCATTCTGCCGAAGGACTGCGACATCCTCTATATCAACGATTCCAAGAAGCTCTCAGCGGCAAAGCGAGAGGAACTGTACGATGTGATTATGGAAAAAGCGGTGGCGGTCGGCATCGGCATGGTGGGACCGGAGCGCATTGATGAGATTAACATTTTGCAGGCAACGTACGAGGCGATGCGGGAAGCTATAAGCAAATTGGGCGATGCACCCGATATATTATTAAATGATGCGGTGGCGATACCCGGGGTTGCGATACGGCAGGTGCCAATCATCAAGGGAGATGCCAAGAGCATCTCGATCGGCGCAGCCAGCATTGTGGCAAAAGTGACCAGGGACCGGCTGATGGTGGAGTACGACAAGATCATGCCGGGGTACGGATTCGCCGCGAATAAGGGTTATGGCTCGGCGGAACATATTGCGGCGCTGAAAAAATACGGTCCGACGTCGATTCATCGCCGGAGCTTTATTGGAAATTTTGTAGAGGTTTAG
- the ylqF gene encoding ribosome biogenesis GTPase YlqF → MQFQWYPGHMTKAKRQMQEDIKLIDLVIELVDARIPLSSRNPDIDELGRNKARLILMNKSDLADEEAGKLWSAYFQKKGYYVVSLDSRNRNGMKQVTAVVMEACKEKIERDRKRGIMNRPVRAMVVGIPNVGKSTFINSYAGKACAKTGNKPGVTKGKQWIRLNKNVELLDTPGILWPKFEDQTVGLKLALIGAIKDEILNIDELSLELIKVLTAYYPGALQARYGTEELDIDETAAPAEILRGIAENRRCVAKGGEIDYSKAATLLIDEFRSGKLGRITLERPD, encoded by the coding sequence ATGCAGTTTCAGTGGTACCCGGGGCATATGACGAAGGCAAAGCGTCAGATGCAGGAAGACATTAAGTTAATCGATCTGGTCATCGAGCTTGTCGATGCGCGGATTCCGCTCAGCAGCCGGAATCCGGACATTGACGAACTGGGCAGAAACAAAGCGCGGCTGATCCTTATGAACAAGTCGGATCTTGCGGACGAGGAAGCGGGAAAGCTGTGGAGTGCGTATTTTCAGAAGAAGGGCTATTATGTGGTAAGCCTGGATTCGAGAAACAGAAACGGCATGAAGCAGGTGACGGCGGTCGTCATGGAGGCGTGCAAGGAGAAAATCGAGCGCGACAGAAAGCGCGGCATCATGAACCGTCCGGTGCGGGCGATGGTCGTTGGAATCCCGAACGTGGGGAAATCCACGTTTATCAATTCCTACGCCGGAAAGGCGTGCGCCAAGACCGGCAACAAGCCAGGCGTTACAAAGGGCAAGCAGTGGATCCGGCTGAACAAGAATGTAGAACTTCTGGATACACCGGGAATCTTATGGCCGAAGTTTGAAGACCAGACGGTCGGATTAAAACTGGCGTTAATCGGTGCCATCAAGGATGAGATTTTAAACATCGATGAGCTGTCCCTGGAATTGATCAAAGTGCTGACCGCCTACTATCCGGGAGCGCTTCAGGCGCGCTATGGAACGGAGGAGCTGGATATCGACGAGACGGCGGCGCCGGCAGAGATCCTGCGTGGGATTGCGGAGAACCGCCGCTGTGTGGCGAAGGGCGGCGAGATTGACTACAGCAAGGCGGCGACGCTTCTGATTGATGAATTCCGCAGCGGAAAGCTTGGCAGGATCACACTGGAGCGGCCCGATTAG
- the lepB gene encoding signal peptidase I, with product MRRRRSGLNFGRQKKKVNMSVVKEACVWIIEIAITLLVAFTLVYFVGLRTSVVGQSMAETLNGGDEILVNRFIYKVTDPRPNDVIVFLPNGNEKSHYYIKRVIAVPGDTLQIKNGEVYVNGELFAEDVDVAQMEDAGLAAEEITLGEDEYFVLGDNRNNSEDSRYANIGNIKKEYIIGKVWFRVAPFKDFGFL from the coding sequence ATGCGCAGACGTAGAAGCGGACTGAACTTTGGCAGACAGAAGAAAAAAGTGAATATGTCGGTTGTGAAGGAAGCGTGTGTGTGGATCATTGAGATCGCGATCACACTGCTGGTAGCGTTTACACTGGTATATTTTGTCGGACTGCGGACGAGTGTCGTGGGGCAGTCCATGGCGGAGACGCTAAACGGCGGGGATGAGATTCTGGTCAACCGTTTTATATACAAAGTAACCGATCCCAGGCCGAACGATGTGATTGTATTTTTACCGAACGGCAATGAAAAGTCACATTATTACATCAAGCGCGTCATAGCGGTGCCGGGGGATACGCTTCAGATTAAGAACGGCGAAGTGTATGTCAACGGCGAACTGTTTGCGGAAGATGTGGATGTGGCGCAGATGGAGGATGCCGGACTGGCGGCGGAAGAGATCACGCTGGGTGAGGACGAGTATTTCGTGCTCGGCGACAACCGCAATAACAGCGAGGACAGCCGCTATGCCAACATCGGCAACATTAAGAAGGAATATATTATCGGAAAAGTCTGGTTCCGCGTGGCACCGTTTAAGGACTTTGGATTTTTATAA
- the rplS gene encoding 50S ribosomal protein L19 — protein MNASEIIKSIEAEQLKAEVPQFNVGDTVKVYGKIKEGNRERIQVFEGTVLKRQGGSNRETFTVRKISNGVGVEKTWPLHSPNVEKVEVVRQGKVRRAKLFYLRDRVGKKAKVKELVK, from the coding sequence ATGAACGCAAGTGAAATCATTAAGAGCATTGAAGCAGAGCAGCTCAAGGCAGAAGTACCGCAGTTTAACGTAGGTGATACGGTAAAGGTTTACGGTAAGATCAAAGAGGGTAACCGTGAGCGTATCCAGGTATTCGAGGGAACTGTTTTAAAGAGACAGGGCGGAAGCAACCGCGAGACTTTCACAGTCAGAAAGATCTCTAACGGTGTCGGCGTAGAGAAGACCTGGCCGTTACATTCTCCGAACGTTGAGAAGGTAGAGGTTGTTCGTCAGGGTAAAGTCAGACGTGCAAAGTTATTCTACTTAAGAGACCGTGTCGGCAAGAAGGCAAAGGTAAAAGAGCTTGTAAAATAA
- a CDS encoding GNAT family N-acetyltransferase → MSCKKVLAGDKLLHVDMTELIARGQARLVFAEGKNICLQDKVSGAYFHTAEDIKAGCRMLEILHGDAGEESGLLVLHQEFMTEPAEKYLGFRTAMTCNQIVYTKHEKLPVTGLYRMDGKPAENGVVIRPLTMEHLDAVVRDYNTISDEAYVTDRIKKGALFGAFVDGQLAGFIGMHAEGGIGMLFVSPEYRRRRIGMALETYMINLGLERGERPYGQVEIGNDASKGLQEALGLCFSKGRIYWMEREERE, encoded by the coding sequence ATGTCCTGCAAAAAGGTGCTTGCCGGGGACAAGCTGCTGCATGTGGATATGACCGAGCTGATTGCGCGCGGGCAGGCGCGCCTTGTTTTTGCAGAAGGGAAAAATATCTGTCTGCAGGATAAAGTCAGTGGGGCGTATTTTCATACGGCGGAGGACATCAAAGCCGGCTGCAGGATGCTTGAAATTCTACACGGGGACGCCGGGGAGGAGAGCGGCCTTCTGGTGCTGCATCAGGAGTTCATGACGGAACCGGCAGAAAAATATCTGGGATTTCGCACGGCGATGACCTGCAACCAGATCGTGTATACAAAGCACGAAAAGCTGCCTGTCACCGGACTGTACCGCATGGACGGCAAACCGGCTGAAAACGGCGTGGTCATCCGTCCGCTTACGATGGAACACTTAGACGCGGTGGTGCGCGATTACAATACGATATCGGATGAGGCGTATGTGACAGACCGGATCAAAAAAGGAGCGCTCTTCGGTGCGTTTGTGGACGGGCAGCTTGCGGGCTTTATCGGAATGCACGCGGAGGGCGGCATCGGGATGCTCTTCGTCTCGCCGGAGTACCGCAGACGCCGGATCGGCATGGCACTTGAGACATATATGATCAATCTCGGATTAGAGCGCGGTGAGAGACCCTACGGTCAGGTTGAGATCGGCAATGATGCATCCAAAGGACTGCAGGAGGCCCTGGGACTCTGTTTTTCTAAGGGACGCATCTACTGGATGGAGCGTGAAGAGAGAGAATGA
- the rimM gene encoding ribosome maturation factor RimM (Essential for efficient processing of 16S rRNA), with product MEDLLQVGVITTTHGVRGEVKVFPTTDDPARFKKLKNVILDTGKEKLELEIAGVKFFKNMVILKFKGIDDINDVEKYRKKSLYVTRENAVKLKKDEYFIADLIGMKVSTDEGEELGTLSDVMQTGANDVYVISMTDGEEVLIPAIRDCIRDVDVEQGQMCVHLLPGLLDINRK from the coding sequence ATGGAAGATTTATTGCAGGTCGGTGTCATCACGACGACACACGGGGTGCGTGGGGAGGTCAAGGTATTTCCGACAACGGACGATCCAGCGCGCTTCAAAAAACTCAAAAATGTGATTTTGGATACCGGAAAAGAAAAATTAGAACTTGAGATTGCAGGCGTCAAGTTCTTTAAAAATATGGTGATTCTCAAATTTAAGGGAATTGATGATATCAATGATGTGGAAAAATATCGCAAAAAGAGCCTTTATGTGACGAGAGAGAACGCGGTAAAGCTGAAAAAGGACGAATACTTTATTGCAGATCTGATCGGCATGAAGGTGTCGACGGACGAGGGTGAGGAATTGGGAACGCTGTCGGATGTGATGCAGACCGGCGCGAACGATGTCTATGTGATCTCCATGACAGACGGGGAGGAAGTGCTCATTCCGGCGATCAGGGACTGCATCCGCGATGTGGACGTAGAGCAGGGACAGATGTGCGTGCATCTGCTTCCGGGACTGCTTGACATCAACCGAAAATAG
- a CDS encoding KH domain-containing protein, with the protein MKELVEVIAKSLVDYPDQVVVTETENEKAIVLELRVAQSDMGKVIGKQGRIAKAIRSVVKAAASKEEKKVIVEIMQ; encoded by the coding sequence ATGAAAGAATTAGTAGAAGTAATTGCGAAATCACTCGTCGATTATCCGGATCAGGTCGTCGTAACAGAGACAGAGAATGAGAAAGCCATCGTGCTTGAACTGCGCGTTGCGCAGTCCGACATGGGCAAGGTAATCGGCAAACAGGGACGCATTGCCAAGGCAATCCGTTCTGTTGTGAAGGCTGCTGCCTCAAAGGAAGAGAAGAAAGTTATTGTAGAGATCATGCAGTAA
- the rpsP gene encoding 30S ribosomal protein S16: MAVKIRLRRMGQKKAPFYRIVVADSRSPRDGKCIEEIGTYDPTKDPSEYHVNEELAKKWLANGAQPTDTVARIFKSAGIEK; this comes from the coding sequence ATGGCAGTAAAGATCAGATTAAGAAGAATGGGACAGAAGAAAGCTCCTTTCTATAGAATCGTAGTAGCAGATTCCAGATCCCCGAGAGATGGCAAGTGCATCGAGGAGATCGGAACATACGATCCAACGAAAGATCCAAGCGAGTATCATGTAAATGAGGAGTTAGCAAAGAAGTGGTTAGCTAACGGAGCTCAGCCGACCGATACAGTTGCTCGTATTTTCAAGAGCGCAGGCATCGAGAAATAG
- the ffh gene encoding signal recognition particle protein, whose amino-acid sequence MAFDSLSEKLQNVFKNLRSKGRLTEADVKTALKEVKMALLEADVNFKVVKQFVKDVEERAVGQDVMNGLNPGQMVIKIVNEEMVKLMGSETAEITLQPGKAVTVIMMTGLQGAGKTTTAAKLAGKFKQKGKKVLLVAGDVYRPAAIEQLQINGQKQGVEVFSMGDKNSPVNIAKAAMEHAAKNDFNIVIIDTAGRLHIDEDMMAELIQIKENVTVHQTVLVVDAMTGQDAVNVAKTFDERIGIDGVILTKLDGDTRGGAALSIRAVTGKPIFYAGMGEKLSDLEQFYPDRMASRILGMGDVLTLIEKAQEDFDEERAKKIEQKMRKNEFDFEMYLESMSQMKKMGGLSSILGMMPGLGMGAGKMPDIDEAAAEKSLSRTEAIIYSMTPEERQNPSLLNPSRKRRIAVGAGVDIAEVNRLVKQFEQMKKMMKQMPGMMKKGRRGGGMFGKLPF is encoded by the coding sequence ATGGCATTTGACAGCTTATCTGAAAAACTTCAAAATGTATTCAAGAACCTGCGCAGCAAGGGACGGCTGACGGAAGCGGATGTCAAGACAGCGCTTAAGGAAGTCAAGATGGCGCTCTTAGAGGCGGATGTCAACTTCAAGGTCGTCAAGCAGTTCGTCAAGGACGTGGAGGAGCGTGCCGTCGGACAGGACGTGATGAACGGACTGAACCCGGGGCAGATGGTCATCAAGATTGTAAACGAAGAGATGGTCAAGCTGATGGGCTCGGAGACAGCCGAGATCACACTGCAGCCCGGCAAGGCAGTTACCGTCATCATGATGACCGGTCTTCAGGGAGCAGGTAAGACGACCACAGCAGCAAAGCTTGCCGGAAAGTTCAAGCAGAAAGGCAAGAAGGTACTTCTCGTGGCAGGCGATGTCTATCGGCCGGCAGCGATCGAACAGTTACAGATCAACGGACAGAAGCAGGGCGTGGAAGTATTTTCCATGGGCGATAAGAACAGCCCGGTGAACATTGCAAAAGCGGCGATGGAACATGCCGCGAAGAACGATTTTAACATCGTTATCATCGATACTGCCGGACGTCTTCACATCGATGAAGATATGATGGCAGAGTTGATTCAGATAAAAGAAAATGTCACAGTGCATCAGACCGTCCTTGTGGTGGACGCCATGACAGGACAGGATGCGGTGAATGTGGCGAAGACCTTTGATGAGCGCATCGGTATCGACGGAGTCATTCTGACAAAGCTCGACGGTGATACCAGAGGCGGTGCGGCGCTTTCCATCCGGGCAGTGACCGGTAAGCCGATTTTTTATGCGGGTATGGGAGAGAAGCTTTCGGATCTGGAGCAGTTTTACCCGGATCGCATGGCATCGCGTATTCTCGGTATGGGCGATGTGCTGACCCTCATCGAAAAAGCCCAGGAGGACTTTGACGAGGAGCGGGCGAAGAAGATTGAGCAGAAGATGCGCAAGAACGAATTTGACTTTGAGATGTATCTGGAGTCGATGAGTCAGATGAAGAAGATGGGCGGTCTGTCCAGTATCCTCGGTATGATGCCGGGACTCGGGATGGGCGCAGGCAAGATGCCGGATATTGACGAGGCAGCAGCCGAGAAGAGCTTATCGCGCACGGAGGCGATCATCTATTCCATGACGCCGGAGGAGAGACAGAATCCTTCCCTTTTGAATCCGAGCAGGAAGCGCCGTATTGCGGTGGGAGCCGGTGTCGATATTGCGGAGGTCAACCGTCTGGTGAAGCAGTTTGAACAGATGAAGAAGATGATGAAGCAGATGCCTGGCATGATGAAGAAGGGCAGACGCGGTGGTGGAATGTTCGGCAAGCTTCCGTTTTAA
- the ylxM gene encoding YlxM family DNA-binding protein yields MEEKIEQAYLYDFYGELLNEHQRRIYEDFVFNDLSLGEIADEEGISRQGVHDMVKRCTKTLEGYEEKLHLIAKFMSAKRSVEQIHALTKQFHESHDEAVIVEIEQISNQILEEL; encoded by the coding sequence ATGGAAGAGAAGATTGAACAGGCGTATCTGTATGATTTTTACGGAGAACTGCTGAACGAACATCAGAGAAGAATTTATGAGGATTTCGTGTTCAATGATCTGTCTCTCGGAGAGATCGCGGACGAGGAAGGTATCAGCAGACAGGGCGTTCACGATATGGTGAAGCGGTGTACGAAGACCCTTGAGGGGTATGAGGAGAAGCTTCATCTGATCGCAAAGTTCATGTCGGCGAAGCGCAGCGTGGAACAGATTCATGCATTGACGAAGCAGTTTCATGAGAGCCATGACGAGGCAGTGATCGTGGAGATTGAACAGATTTCCAATCAGATATTAGAGGAGTTATAG
- a CDS encoding NCS2 family permease: MLEKWFKLKENNTTAKTEVMAGITTFMTMAYILAVNPTMLAAAGMDKTAVLIATALASFIGTMAMALLANYPFALAPGMGLNAYFAYTVCGAMGYSWQVALMAVFVEGLVFIVLSLTNVREAIFNAIPLNLKKGVSVGIGLFIAFIGLQNGGIVVANSSTLVSYVDFTSNFKTAGICALLALIGLFVIAIMYIKNVKGAILFGIVITWVLGMICQAAGIYVPDAEAGFYSLYPALGFTDLTAIGQTFGQCFKLDFSNVRVFDFIAVVCAFLFVDMFDTLGTLIGVANKADMLDKDGKLPRIKEALLADAVATTAGAVLGTSTTTTFVESSSGVAAGARTGLSSVVTGFLFLISVVLSPIFCSIPSFATAPALIFVGFLMVSTVTSIEFTDMTEAIPAYLCLLAMPLMYSISEGIAIGVISYVIINVVCGKAKKITPLMYVLAVLFVCKYIFL, encoded by the coding sequence ATGTTAGAAAAGTGGTTTAAACTGAAGGAAAACAACACGACAGCCAAGACCGAAGTCATGGCAGGTATCACAACCTTTATGACGATGGCGTACATTCTGGCAGTCAACCCGACCATGCTTGCAGCGGCGGGAATGGATAAGACAGCAGTGCTCATTGCAACCGCGCTGGCATCATTTATTGGTACCATGGCGATGGCGCTCCTTGCAAATTATCCGTTTGCACTGGCACCGGGGATGGGACTGAATGCGTATTTTGCATACACGGTCTGCGGTGCGATGGGATATTCCTGGCAGGTAGCTTTAATGGCTGTTTTTGTGGAAGGTCTGGTTTTCATCGTACTTTCTTTGACCAATGTGCGTGAAGCAATCTTTAATGCGATCCCGCTGAACCTGAAAAAAGGTGTGAGCGTCGGCATCGGGCTGTTTATCGCATTTATCGGTCTGCAGAATGGCGGCATCGTAGTGGCGAACAGCTCCACACTTGTTTCCTATGTTGACTTTACCAGCAATTTCAAGACTGCCGGCATCTGTGCTTTGTTAGCGCTGATCGGTCTGTTTGTGATTGCAATTATGTACATTAAGAACGTAAAAGGCGCGATTTTATTCGGTATCGTTATTACCTGGGTGCTTGGAATGATCTGTCAGGCGGCAGGAATCTATGTTCCGGATGCGGAAGCCGGTTTTTATTCCTTATACCCGGCGCTCGGATTTACCGACCTGACCGCGATCGGTCAGACATTCGGACAGTGCTTCAAACTGGATTTCTCCAATGTGCGTGTCTTTGACTTCATCGCAGTTGTATGTGCATTTTTGTTTGTAGATATGTTTGATACACTCGGAACGTTAATCGGTGTGGCAAATAAAGCGGATATGTTGGACAAGGACGGCAAGCTGCCGCGCATCAAGGAAGCGCTGCTGGCGGATGCGGTTGCAACCACCGCAGGCGCTGTGCTCGGTACCTCCACAACCACCACGTTTGTTGAGAGTTCCTCCGGTGTGGCAGCAGGAGCAAGAACAGGTCTCTCCTCTGTAGTGACCGGATTCTTATTCCTGATCTCTGTGGTACTGTCCCCGATTTTCTGCTCGATCCCGAGCTTTGCGACAGCACCGGCTCTGATCTTCGTCGGCTTCCTTATGGTGTCTACGGTGACAAGCATCGAGTTCACGGATATGACAGAGGCAATTCCGGCATACTTATGCCTGCTTGCAATGCCGCTCATGTACAGCATCTCCGAGGGTATTGCGATCGGCGTTATCTCTTATGTCATCATCAATGTCGTATGCGGTAAGGCAAAGAAGATCACACCGCTGATGTATGTGCTGGCGGTACTGTTTGTGTGCAAATACATCTTCTTATAA
- the ilvA gene encoding threonine ammonia-lyase gives MLTLDKFEEASEKVKEVTLETKLVYSDYWSQQTGNKVYLKPENMQFTGAYKVRGAYYKISTLSDEERAKGLITASAGNHAQGVAYAAKCYGCKAVIVMPTTTPLIKVNRTKSYGAEVVLYGDVYDEACQKAYELADKEGYTFIHPFDDLAVATGQGTIAMEIFKELPLVEYILVPIGGGGLATGVSTLAKLLNPKIKVIGVEPAGANCMQASFAAGKVTTLPQVNTIADGTAVKTPGSKIFPYIQKNLDDIITVEDDELVVAFLDMVENHKMIVENSGLLTVAALKHLDVSDKRVVSILSGGNMDVITMSSVVQQGLIFRDRIFTVSVLLPDKPGELSKVSAAIAAEQGNVIKLEHNQFVTTNRSAAVELRITLESFGTEHKKQIMKALEKKGYKPKLVRTSL, from the coding sequence ATGTTGACATTAGACAAGTTCGAGGAAGCAAGTGAAAAAGTCAAAGAAGTGACACTTGAGACAAAGCTGGTATACAGCGATTACTGGAGTCAGCAGACCGGCAACAAGGTTTACCTTAAGCCGGAAAACATGCAGTTCACCGGGGCATACAAGGTGAGAGGCGCATATTATAAGATCAGCACGTTAAGTGATGAGGAGCGTGCAAAGGGGCTGATCACGGCATCGGCGGGAAACCACGCGCAGGGTGTGGCATACGCAGCAAAATGCTACGGCTGCAAGGCAGTCATCGTCATGCCGACCACCACACCGCTCATCAAGGTGAACCGTACCAAGAGTTACGGCGCAGAAGTCGTGCTCTACGGAGACGTCTATGACGAGGCGTGCCAGAAGGCATATGAGCTTGCGGACAAGGAGGGATATACCTTCATCCATCCGTTCGATGATCTGGCAGTGGCAACCGGACAGGGAACGATCGCCATGGAGATCTTTAAGGAGCTTCCGCTGGTGGAGTACATTCTGGTTCCGATCGGCGGGGGCGGACTGGCAACCGGTGTGTCCACACTGGCGAAGCTTCTGAATCCGAAGATCAAAGTCATCGGCGTGGAGCCGGCGGGAGCGAACTGTATGCAGGCTTCCTTCGCGGCAGGAAAAGTAACGACGCTGCCGCAGGTCAACACCATTGCGGACGGCACGGCGGTCAAGACGCCGGGAAGCAAGATTTTCCCGTATATCCAGAAAAATCTGGATGACATCATCACGGTGGAGGATGATGAACTCGTCGTGGCCTTCCTGGATATGGTGGAGAATCACAAGATGATTGTGGAAAACTCCGGTCTGCTGACCGTAGCTGCGTTGAAACATCTGGATGTTTCCGACAAACGAGTGGTATCGATCTTAAGCGGCGGCAACATGGACGTCATCACGATGTCCTCCGTGGTACAGCAGGGACTCATTTTCCGCGACCGTATCTTCACCGTGTCGGTACTTCTGCCGGATAAGCCGGGAGAACTGTCCAAGGTTTCGGCAGCGATTGCCGCAGAGCAGGGCAACGTCATCAAACTGGAGCACAACCAGTTTGTGACAACGAACCGCAGCGCGGCAGTGGAACTCCGTATTACGCTCGAGAGCTTTGGCACCGAGCACAAAAAACAGATCATGAAAGCGCTGGAGAAGAAAGGTTATAAGCCGAAGCTGGTGCGCACGAGTCTGTAA
- the ftsY gene encoding signal recognition particle-docking protein FtsY, translating to MGEEKKGFWGRLVEGLSKTRDNIVSGIDSIFSGFSSIDDDFYEEIEEILIMGDIGVNATESIIESLKEKVKENHIKDPAECKELLINSIKEQMDVGETAYRFETEKSVVLVIGVNGVGKTTSVGKLAGKLKDQGKKVVLAAADTFRAAAGDQLQEWANRAGVDMIGGQEGADPAAIVYDAVAAAKARNADVLLCDTAGRLHNKKNLMEELKKINRILEKEYADAYRETLVVLDATTGQNALNQAREFSECADITGIILTKMDGTAKGGIAVAIHSELGIPVKYIGVGETIEDLQKFDSNQFVNALFEVGEEKSGC from the coding sequence ATGGGCGAGGAAAAGAAAGGCTTCTGGGGACGTCTGGTCGAGGGCCTCAGCAAGACGAGAGATAATATCGTATCCGGCATAGATTCCATTTTCAGTGGATTTTCCAGCATTGACGATGATTTCTATGAGGAGATCGAGGAGATTCTGATTATGGGAGACATCGGCGTCAATGCGACTGAGTCGATCATTGAGAGTCTCAAGGAAAAAGTGAAGGAGAATCACATCAAAGATCCGGCAGAGTGCAAGGAACTTCTGATTAACAGCATCAAGGAGCAGATGGATGTCGGCGAGACGGCATACCGCTTTGAGACGGAGAAATCCGTGGTTCTCGTGATCGGTGTCAACGGCGTGGGCAAGACCACATCCGTTGGAAAGCTGGCGGGAAAGCTCAAGGACCAGGGGAAAAAGGTCGTGCTTGCGGCAGCGGATACCTTCCGCGCAGCGGCGGGAGACCAGCTGCAGGAGTGGGCAAACCGCGCCGGTGTGGATATGATCGGCGGACAGGAGGGCGCAGACCCGGCGGCGATCGTCTACGATGCGGTGGCGGCAGCCAAGGCGAGAAATGCGGATGTTCTGCTGTGTGATACGGCGGGACGCCTTCATAATAAGAAGAACCTCATGGAGGAATTAAAAAAGATCAATCGTATTCTGGAAAAAGAATATGCGGATGCGTACCGTGAGACACTCGTGGTGCTCGATGCGACGACCGGACAGAATGCGTTAAACCAGGCGAGAGAGTTTTCCGAGTGCGCCGACATCACGGGAATTATTTTAACAAAGATGGACGGCACGGCAAAGGGCGGTATCGCAGTGGCAATCCACTCGGAGCTTGGCATTCCGGTCAAGTATATCGGCGTCGGGGAGACGATCGAGGATCTGCAGAAGTTTGATTCCAACCAGTTCGTAAACGCATTATTTGAAGTAGGAGAGGAGAAAAGCGGATGTTGA